One genomic region from Dehalobacter restrictus DSM 9455 encodes:
- a CDS encoding DNA translocase FtsK, with amino-acid sequence MRLVGRILIKALSLLYFFMFLIGILGYFEIQEFSTNVFSFFKELLGNYALGLPVICLIFAVVCWLMSGTKREQEFDDDDDDDEDEDDEYDNRYDEYKRKKNIMKDRPVDKARSTEQARSDELSKRISTARSREVQANRLGNKAASEPETGIPVSLARENGFSSYFAERLFVNDEPVATKDHLGHLGANFSSYFGEGNKSFYISENTVSMNGFKDYFKESKKDVRKNNTFPLESADKEKKQDTLFQRNNYFQERQQVAPVTQVTAAAPVTEEKIYGNFYKAYESKPSVNVSADIPAEYDYDDIKTKAWILPRIELLRRRENSTAAAERTNPELLEDVLSTFGVTAKVTNITVGPVITRYELSPAPGTKISKIVNLADDIALAMASRDIRIEAPIPGKAAVGIEVPRQKSRTVYFREVIGSESFMGSGGKLKIALGKDIADQPVIGELAKMPHLLVAGATGSGKSIFINCLLNSLLFSYTPDQVKLLLIDPKMVELNQYNGIPHLLSPVVTDPKKASKYLKFIVREMEDRYELFASSGVRDIDHFNRNMDKPLPYIVVVIDELADLMMVAANEIEEAICRLAQMARAAGIHLVIATQRPSVNVITGLIKANIPSRISFAVSSQIDSRTILDGGGAEKLLGKGDMLYSPIGLNKPQRVHGCFIDEQETKNVIEHWKKQGRSAYELDENLLEETTTSEKPDEDLDERFAEAGELVITSGIASVSYLQRRLRVGYSRAARLMDMLEDAGVVGRSEGNKPREILMSLEDFQGYFS; translated from the coding sequence TTGAGGCTGGTTGGAAGAATACTTATAAAAGCACTTTCGCTGCTGTATTTTTTTATGTTTCTGATTGGGATCCTGGGATATTTCGAGATCCAGGAGTTTTCGACCAACGTTTTTAGTTTCTTTAAAGAACTTCTCGGAAATTACGCGCTTGGTCTGCCGGTAATTTGTTTGATTTTTGCGGTTGTTTGTTGGCTTATGTCCGGAACAAAGCGTGAACAGGAATTTGACGATGATGACGACGATGATGAAGATGAAGATGATGAATATGATAACAGATATGATGAATATAAGCGGAAAAAGAATATAATGAAGGACCGGCCAGTTGACAAGGCCAGATCAACTGAACAAGCTAGATCAGATGAACTGTCGAAAAGGATCAGTACCGCCAGGTCCAGAGAAGTTCAGGCCAATCGGTTGGGGAATAAGGCAGCTTCTGAACCTGAGACAGGCATACCGGTGAGCTTGGCGCGCGAAAATGGCTTTTCATCCTATTTTGCCGAGCGATTGTTTGTGAATGACGAACCGGTCGCAACTAAGGATCACCTGGGACATTTGGGAGCAAATTTCTCTTCGTATTTTGGCGAAGGAAATAAAAGTTTCTATATTTCAGAAAATACGGTCAGTATGAATGGATTTAAAGACTATTTCAAAGAGAGTAAGAAAGATGTCAGGAAAAACAATACATTTCCGTTGGAAAGCGCAGATAAAGAGAAAAAACAGGATACTCTGTTTCAGAGAAACAACTATTTTCAGGAAAGGCAGCAAGTAGCTCCCGTAACGCAAGTGACGGCAGCGGCTCCTGTGACTGAAGAAAAAATTTACGGAAATTTTTATAAGGCGTATGAATCAAAACCATCAGTAAATGTATCTGCAGATATCCCTGCGGAATACGACTACGACGACATCAAAACGAAAGCCTGGATACTGCCGAGGATCGAATTATTGCGGCGCAGGGAAAACAGTACCGCGGCGGCAGAACGCACAAACCCGGAGCTTCTGGAGGATGTCTTAAGCACATTCGGAGTGACCGCAAAAGTTACCAATATTACCGTCGGCCCGGTTATCACACGTTATGAGCTCTCACCTGCTCCGGGAACGAAAATCAGTAAAATTGTCAATCTGGCAGATGATATTGCTTTGGCCATGGCTTCGAGAGATATCCGAATTGAAGCACCGATCCCGGGCAAAGCGGCTGTAGGGATTGAAGTGCCGCGTCAAAAGTCCAGGACCGTCTACTTTAGAGAAGTGATTGGATCTGAATCATTTATGGGTTCTGGCGGTAAGCTGAAAATAGCGCTTGGCAAAGATATTGCGGACCAGCCTGTTATTGGTGAGCTCGCAAAAATGCCGCATTTGCTTGTTGCCGGCGCTACCGGCTCCGGGAAAAGTATTTTTATCAATTGTCTTTTGAATTCGCTGCTGTTTTCCTATACACCGGATCAGGTCAAACTGCTTTTGATCGACCCCAAAATGGTTGAACTTAACCAGTATAACGGCATCCCCCATCTGCTTTCACCGGTCGTTACCGATCCGAAGAAAGCATCCAAATACCTTAAATTCATTGTCAGGGAAATGGAAGACCGCTATGAACTGTTTGCCTCCAGTGGCGTTCGTGACATTGATCACTTCAATAGGAATATGGATAAACCGTTACCTTACATTGTCGTCGTGATTGACGAGCTGGCCGATCTTATGATGGTAGCTGCCAATGAAATCGAAGAGGCTATTTGCCGACTTGCTCAAATGGCGAGAGCGGCAGGGATTCATCTGGTCATCGCCACGCAGCGTCCGTCGGTGAATGTTATTACAGGACTTATTAAAGCGAATATCCCAAGCCGGATTTCTTTTGCCGTTTCCTCGCAAATTGATTCCAGAACGATCCTTGATGGGGGCGGTGCCGAGAAATTATTGGGCAAAGGGGACATGCTGTATTCCCCGATTGGCCTAAATAAACCCCAAAGAGTTCACGGCTGCTTTATCGACGAGCAAGAAACAAAAAATGTCATTGAACATTGGAAAAAACAGGGCAGATCGGCTTATGAGCTCGATGAAAATCTGCTTGAAGAAACCACAACCTCTGAAAAGCCAGATGAAGATCTTGACGAGCGTTTTGCTGAAGCCGGCGAGCTGGTGATTACATCCGGGATTGCTTCGGTATCTTATCTGCAAAGGCGGCTGAGAGTTGGGTATTCCCGGGCAGCCCGCCTTATGGATATGCTGGAGGACGCCGGCGTCGTTGGCCGCAGTGAGGGCAATAAACCACGGGAGATACTGATGTCCCTCGAAGATTTTCAAGGTTATTTTTCTTAA
- a CDS encoding DoxX family membrane protein, translated as MSWRESRFMQVVWTVIRVYIGWEWLSAGISKTFGASAAAWVGPNAGAAVTGFLQGALTKTGGQHPDVSWWYASFIQNIALPNAKVFGYVIAWGELLVGLGLILGCFTTIALLAAVFLNMSYLLAGAVSTNPMLLFWEALLLWAGAAAYYWGVDRILIPQWKKRRLKQGIA; from the coding sequence ATGAGCTGGAGAGAATCGCGATTTATGCAAGTTGTGTGGACCGTCATTCGCGTATATATTGGCTGGGAGTGGCTGAGTGCCGGTATCAGCAAAACTTTTGGAGCAAGTGCTGCAGCCTGGGTAGGCCCGAACGCGGGAGCGGCCGTTACAGGTTTTTTACAAGGAGCTCTGACCAAAACCGGTGGCCAACATCCTGATGTATCCTGGTGGTATGCATCATTTATTCAAAATATTGCTCTTCCGAATGCCAAAGTGTTTGGTTATGTGATTGCCTGGGGAGAACTTCTGGTTGGCTTGGGATTGATCCTCGGTTGCTTCACGACCATCGCTTTACTTGCGGCAGTCTTTCTGAACATGAGTTATCTACTGGCTGGTGCTGTCAGCACCAATCCAATGTTATTATTCTGGGAAGCTTTACTGCTTTGGGCCGGGGCAGCTGCCTACTACTGGGGAGTGGACAGGATACTTATACCCCAGTGGAAAAAACGACGACTCAAGCAGGGTATTGCGTAA
- a CDS encoding PHP domain-containing protein, translated as MKTDLHIHTNQSDGSLKVEEILQISSLKGMDIVAITDHETTSGVTKAQNIAPDYGIRIIPGLELNTYYKNQEIHLLGYYRDINNDYLQEKLQQIRKERTAVTKLMLGKLKDLGLVLEWQEIENTASFEGVVSKSHIIYAIWNKTERDQNLTINWDNLASCLRPGGTAYIPYEGNPFPDAVDLILETGGLPVLAHPGLIDQSLTEDLLSYKPIGIEVYYGYWAQREEKITYFEELSRKYRTLATGGSDYHGFFSQVEIGEVSVPEKCVLNLMEYLQID; from the coding sequence TTGAAAACTGACCTTCATATTCACACCAATCAGTCTGACGGAAGTCTCAAGGTTGAAGAGATTTTGCAAATTTCTTCTTTAAAAGGGATGGATATTGTCGCCATTACCGATCATGAGACAACATCCGGTGTCACCAAGGCGCAAAACATTGCGCCGGATTACGGAATTCGGATTATACCCGGACTTGAGTTGAATACCTATTACAAGAACCAGGAGATTCACCTGCTGGGCTATTACCGAGACATTAATAATGACTATCTTCAGGAAAAGCTTCAGCAAATCCGTAAAGAGAGAACTGCTGTTACAAAATTAATGCTCGGAAAGTTAAAAGATTTGGGACTGGTGCTCGAATGGCAGGAGATTGAAAATACAGCAAGTTTCGAAGGCGTCGTCAGCAAGTCTCATATTATTTACGCGATCTGGAATAAAACTGAACGTGATCAAAATCTCACTATTAATTGGGATAATCTTGCGTCCTGTCTCAGACCCGGCGGAACGGCCTATATACCCTATGAAGGCAACCCCTTTCCTGATGCGGTTGATCTGATTCTCGAAACAGGCGGGCTTCCTGTCCTGGCTCATCCGGGACTAATCGACCAGTCCCTGACTGAGGATCTTTTGAGTTACAAGCCGATTGGAATTGAAGTCTATTACGGTTACTGGGCTCAACGCGAAGAGAAGATTACCTATTTTGAAGAACTGTCACGAAAATACAGGACTCTCGCAACAGGTGGCAGCGACTATCATGGCTTTTTCAGTCAGGTCGAAATTGGAGAGGTCTCGGTTCCGGAAAAATGCGTGCTTAATCTTATGGAATATCTGCAGATCGACTGA
- a CDS encoding MGMT family protein: MARKTFDEKLHQAKDMPRIEFIGYDEKMAKRFGAGNMLIAAPLEYDEVMKRIPPGKLITSDEIRAYLAKKHQADFTCQLTAGIFINTAANASQEREDAGNPDITPYWRTLKKGGELNDKFPGGLDHQKFLLESEGHTVIPKGKKYFVKEFEKSLFLL; the protein is encoded by the coding sequence ATGGCTAGAAAAACGTTTGATGAAAAGCTGCATCAGGCAAAAGATATGCCCAGAATAGAATTTATTGGCTATGACGAGAAGATGGCCAAGCGGTTTGGTGCTGGAAATATGTTGATTGCCGCTCCGCTGGAGTATGATGAAGTCATGAAAAGGATACCTCCGGGCAAACTGATTACTTCCGATGAGATCAGAGCTTATCTGGCCAAAAAACATCAAGCCGATTTCACCTGTCAGCTGACGGCAGGGATTTTTATTAATACCGCCGCCAATGCTTCGCAAGAAAGAGAGGATGCCGGTAATCCGGATATTACCCCGTACTGGCGGACGCTTAAGAAAGGCGGAGAATTGAATGATAAGTTTCCCGGTGGTCTGGATCATCAGAAGTTTTTGCTGGAGTCTGAGGGACATACAGTGATCCCCAAAGGGAAGAAGTATTTTGTTAAAGAATTTGAAAAATCTTTGTTTTTGTTATAG
- a CDS encoding DUF6323 family protein has protein sequence MEPFMLLPPAMINKMSVHEILECNDQTARFGLQLSASEALELVETRAHSLRSFGRVEFAGGMINKLILRFCDSPFLSCHNYAAALNDLIEAFYYFKNETLDEISDDELIGLMKVYFDGNCQGSLELLQNRELETLARNIRYGLTDYWNVHPNEDDPDNEEVDVW, from the coding sequence ATGGAACCATTTATGCTGCTCCCTCCTGCCATGATCAACAAGATGTCCGTGCATGAGATCCTGGAATGCAACGACCAGACGGCCCGCTTTGGTTTACAGCTTTCAGCATCAGAAGCCTTAGAGCTTGTAGAAACACGCGCTCATTCTCTTCGCAGCTTCGGACGGGTTGAATTTGCAGGCGGCATGATTAATAAGCTCATTCTCCGCTTTTGTGATTCCCCTTTTCTCTCCTGTCATAATTATGCCGCTGCCCTAAATGACCTGATCGAGGCATTTTATTATTTTAAGAATGAGACGCTTGATGAAATAAGCGACGACGAGTTGATCGGACTGATGAAGGTTTATTTTGACGGGAACTGTCAGGGCTCGCTTGAGTTGCTGCAAAACCGCGAACTGGAAACGCTTGCCCGTAATATCCGCTATGGCCTGACGGATTATTGGAATGTACACCCCAACGAAGATGATCCGGACAATGAGGAGGTGGACGTATGGTGA